From a single Cupriavidus taiwanensis LMG 19424 genomic region:
- a CDS encoding vWA domain-containing protein → MYQFEYPWLFALLPLPVLLWWWLPPYREESPSVRLPFFGEVASAAGLTPAAGAVVPRRNRLQWVLAPLAWALVVTALARPQFLEAPIEKMQPARDLLIALDLSQSMDTRDFRDPAGALIPRVQAVRQVVSGFVARRPGDRIGLIVFGDAPYPLAPFTLDHRLVQTLIADLLPGMAGPSTALGDAIGLGIKMFEHSEAPEKVLIVLTDGNDTASRMPPERAGGIAKERKVVVHTIGIGDPNASGEEKVDLDVLQKLAAQTGGRYFFGADQAGLETIYATLDQITPHNQKTLSWRPRRELFMWPLGAALALVLGYQLLMFGYSAWLARPRRRQAAGKDEAPDAAEASDPPGAMADATGGGR, encoded by the coding sequence ATGTACCAGTTTGAATACCCCTGGCTCTTCGCGCTGCTGCCACTGCCCGTGCTGCTGTGGTGGTGGCTGCCGCCGTACCGCGAGGAAAGCCCGTCGGTGCGCCTGCCGTTCTTCGGCGAGGTGGCCAGCGCCGCGGGGCTGACGCCGGCCGCCGGCGCCGTGGTGCCGCGCCGCAACCGGCTGCAATGGGTGCTGGCGCCGCTGGCATGGGCGCTGGTGGTGACGGCGCTGGCGCGGCCGCAGTTCCTGGAAGCGCCGATCGAGAAGATGCAGCCGGCACGCGACCTGCTGATCGCGCTGGACCTGTCCCAGTCGATGGATACACGCGATTTCCGCGACCCGGCTGGCGCGCTGATTCCGCGTGTGCAGGCGGTGCGCCAGGTCGTGAGCGGCTTCGTGGCGAGGCGGCCGGGCGACCGCATCGGCCTGATCGTGTTCGGCGACGCCCCGTATCCGCTGGCCCCGTTCACGCTGGATCACCGGCTGGTGCAGACGCTGATCGCCGACCTGCTGCCCGGCATGGCTGGCCCGAGCACAGCGCTGGGCGATGCCATCGGGCTCGGTATCAAGATGTTCGAGCATAGCGAGGCGCCGGAGAAAGTGCTGATCGTACTGACCGACGGCAACGACACCGCCAGCCGGATGCCGCCGGAGCGCGCCGGGGGCATCGCCAAAGAACGCAAGGTAGTGGTGCATACCATCGGTATTGGCGATCCCAACGCCTCGGGCGAGGAGAAGGTCGATCTCGACGTGCTGCAGAAGCTGGCGGCGCAGACCGGTGGGCGCTATTTCTTCGGCGCCGACCAGGCCGGCCTTGAGACCATCTACGCGACGTTGGACCAGATCACGCCGCACAACCAGAAGACGCTGTCGTGGCGGCCACGGCGCGAGCTGTTCATGTGGCCGCTGGGCGCGGCGCTGGCGCTGGTGCTGGGTTACCAGCTGCTGATGTTCGGCTATTCGGCGTGGCTGGCGCGGCCGCGTCGGCGCCAGGCGGCAGGGAAAGACGAAGCACCGGATGCCGCCGAAGCGTCAGACCCGCCAGGCGCCATGGCCGATGCCACCGGGGGAGGGCGCTGA
- a CDS encoding BatD family protein — protein sequence MSLGAWQRRIAPLVLLLAAWLWPWLAQAAAGPVVRVEVGARQPVLVGQQVAIDVTILAPNYFLSAPQFPALEVPGAVVTLPDARAVNSTETIDGVAYAGIRKTYAFTAEQDGDFQLPAATVRVTYAGDDGAPREGSVTLPVTTIRAGTGGKSTAAAGAAAGRRLLPVARLSVTQTLDHNPDHGVVRLHAGDALVRTVTTFAPQTRAMMIVPPPAAAPRGVRMFRADARLSDQAQDQARGPGGTRIDTLTYVFERPGSYTLPPVTVDWVDPATRQPASSEAPAVKVEVAAARNAGALAPDGPSAGALPGEGGLPWRTLLWAAGALLGAAVLALLWRRLRPRLARLRQRRAGRRRARADGADARLAATLRACRAGDAAAASLALGGWTRTAHGTTPAAWAEAAGDAALADAVTGLQRHLYGAAPVPSAWDGNPLAQALGRYATPAPRRGHQPAPALPPLNP from the coding sequence ATGTCCCTGGGCGCGTGGCAGCGGCGCATCGCGCCGCTGGTCCTGCTGCTGGCGGCGTGGCTGTGGCCGTGGCTGGCGCAGGCAGCCGCCGGGCCCGTCGTGCGCGTGGAAGTCGGCGCGCGGCAGCCGGTGCTGGTGGGCCAGCAGGTTGCCATCGACGTCACCATCCTCGCGCCCAACTATTTCCTGTCAGCGCCGCAGTTCCCGGCACTCGAGGTTCCGGGGGCGGTGGTCACCTTGCCGGATGCGCGCGCCGTGAATTCCACCGAGACCATCGACGGCGTGGCCTATGCGGGCATCCGCAAGACCTATGCCTTCACCGCCGAGCAGGATGGCGATTTCCAGCTGCCGGCCGCGACCGTACGTGTGACCTACGCCGGCGACGACGGCGCGCCGCGCGAGGGCAGCGTCACCTTGCCGGTCACCACGATCCGGGCCGGCACGGGCGGCAAAAGCACCGCGGCGGCGGGCGCTGCCGCCGGCCGGCGCTTGCTGCCGGTGGCGCGGCTCAGCGTGACGCAGACGCTGGACCACAACCCCGACCACGGCGTGGTCCGGCTGCATGCGGGCGATGCGCTGGTGCGCACCGTCACCACCTTCGCGCCGCAGACCCGGGCGATGATGATCGTGCCGCCGCCGGCCGCGGCGCCGCGCGGCGTGCGCATGTTCCGCGCGGATGCGCGGCTGTCCGACCAGGCACAAGATCAGGCGAGGGGGCCGGGCGGCACGCGTATCGATACGCTGACCTATGTGTTCGAGCGGCCCGGCAGCTATACGCTGCCCCCGGTCACGGTTGACTGGGTCGATCCCGCCACGCGCCAGCCGGCCAGCTCCGAAGCGCCGGCGGTGAAGGTCGAGGTGGCCGCCGCGCGCAACGCCGGGGCGCTTGCGCCGGACGGGCCATCGGCCGGCGCGCTGCCGGGCGAGGGCGGCCTGCCGTGGCGCACGCTGCTGTGGGCCGCGGGCGCGCTGCTCGGCGCGGCCGTGCTGGCGCTGCTGTGGCGGCGGCTGCGGCCGCGCCTGGCGCGCCTGCGGCAACGGCGCGCCGGGCGCCGCCGCGCCCGCGCAGATGGCGCCGATGCGCGGCTGGCGGCCACGCTGCGGGCTTGCCGCGCGGGCGATGCGGCCGCCGCCAGCCTGGCGCTGGGCGGCTGGACCCGCACCGCCCACGGCACCACGCCCGCGGCCTGGGCCGAAGCCGCCGGTGATGCCGCACTGGCCGATGCCGTCACCGGCCTGCAACGCCATCTCTACGGGGCGGCGCCAGTGCCGTCCGCCTGGGACGGCAACCCGCTCGCCCAGGCGCTGGGCCGCTACGCCACACCCGCCCCGCGGCGCGGGCACCAGCCCGCGCCGGCGCTGCCACCGCTCAATCCCTGA
- a CDS encoding AAA family ATPase produces the protein MSTRDDVLALQQRMGESIVGQQRMIERLLLGLLADGHLLVEGLPGLAKTRAIKMLARNLDARLSRIQFTPDLLPADITGSEIYFTEGGKGEFRFQAGPVFANLVLADEVNRSPAKVQAALLEAMEERQVTVGGTTHKLEPLFLVMATQNPIEQEGTYPLPEAQMDRFLMHVSVGYPAAQAEADIVRLARAEEAGGAAGGASAAVRLAPEAIFTARAEIHGIHVSEAVERYIVALVQATRAPKPVDDDLDKWIQVGVSPRGSIGLDKVARAHAWLHGRDFVTPEDVQAVVGDVFRHRLILSYEAHAAGIGADAVIERLVQQVAVA, from the coding sequence ATGAGCACACGCGACGACGTCCTGGCCCTGCAGCAGCGCATGGGCGAATCGATCGTGGGCCAGCAGCGCATGATCGAACGCCTGCTGCTGGGCCTGCTCGCCGACGGCCACCTGCTGGTCGAAGGCCTGCCGGGGCTGGCCAAGACCCGCGCCATCAAGATGCTGGCGCGCAACCTCGATGCGCGGCTGTCGCGGATCCAGTTCACGCCGGACCTGCTGCCGGCGGATATCACCGGGTCGGAGATTTATTTCACCGAAGGGGGCAAGGGCGAGTTCCGCTTCCAGGCCGGCCCGGTGTTCGCCAACCTGGTGCTGGCCGATGAAGTCAACCGCTCGCCGGCCAAGGTCCAGGCGGCGCTGCTGGAGGCGATGGAAGAGCGCCAGGTCACCGTCGGCGGCACCACGCACAAGCTCGAGCCGCTGTTCCTGGTGATGGCCACGCAGAATCCGATCGAGCAGGAGGGCACCTATCCGCTGCCCGAGGCGCAGATGGACCGCTTCCTGATGCATGTCAGCGTGGGCTATCCGGCGGCGCAGGCCGAGGCCGACATCGTCAGGCTGGCGCGCGCGGAAGAGGCGGGCGGCGCGGCCGGGGGCGCAAGCGCCGCGGTGCGGCTCGCGCCCGAGGCCATCTTCACCGCGCGCGCGGAGATCCACGGCATCCATGTCAGCGAGGCGGTGGAGCGCTATATCGTCGCGCTGGTGCAGGCCACGCGCGCGCCCAAGCCCGTGGACGACGACCTCGACAAGTGGATCCAGGTGGGCGTAAGCCCGCGCGGCTCGATCGGGCTGGACAAGGTGGCCCGCGCGCATGCGTGGCTGCACGGGCGCGACTTCGTCACGCCCGAGGACGTGCAGGCCGTGGTCGGCGATGTGTTCCGGCACCGGCTGATCCTGTCGTACGAGGCGCATGCCGCCGGCATCGGCGCCGATGCCGTGATCGAGCGCCTGGTGCAGCAGGTGGCGGTGGCCTGA
- a CDS encoding VWA domain-containing protein yields the protein MPAWLETLSHFHFLRPWWLLGLMPAVLLVWAVRRRGDVRRRWRETIAPHLLDALMLGERRRLALRPVHLTALLLALGAVALAGPSWRQERPPFLDDKAPLAIAVDLSPSMDAVDVTPTRLERAKLKIKALLARRDGGRTALYAYAGSTHLVLPLTDDASLLQTFADALQTRIMPVPGRDMAQALRVIDADLKREPVPGTILFLTDAVDPAAAAAFRAQAGSGRSQPVVLALGTAQGGPLRNAAGGFVEQDGARIFARLDVKALERFGHEGGVPVATFTPDSDDDVAWVQRHVQSHLERMQAGDRTRWKDEGWWLVAPIALLAMLWFRKGWTVRWSAGLLLALALATPPEARAQSSASATQGSAVRPWRFVDLWLTHDQQGRRAFEQGDFARAATLFDDPMWRGIAQYRAGQYAQAVQSFARVDSAQADYNQGNALARQGQYQQAAARYRQALRRQPQWPAAAANLALMEKLLAQQLPKDKPDSDDGEEPPDLPPDQVKYDAAKPSAPGGKSLQVVLTQDAEMWMRAIQTTPTDLLQRKFALQHGQAAPGQGSR from the coding sequence ATGCCGGCCTGGCTGGAGACGCTCTCCCACTTCCATTTCCTGCGCCCGTGGTGGCTGCTCGGGCTGATGCCGGCCGTGCTGCTGGTGTGGGCAGTGCGGCGCCGCGGCGATGTGCGGCGGCGCTGGCGCGAGACCATCGCGCCGCACCTGCTCGACGCGCTGATGCTGGGCGAACGCCGCCGCCTGGCGCTGCGCCCGGTGCACCTGACCGCGCTGCTGCTGGCGCTGGGCGCGGTGGCGCTGGCGGGCCCGAGCTGGCGCCAGGAGCGCCCGCCGTTCCTCGACGACAAGGCGCCGCTGGCGATCGCCGTGGACCTGTCCCCCAGCATGGACGCGGTCGACGTCACGCCCACGCGGCTGGAGCGCGCCAAGCTCAAGATCAAGGCGCTGCTGGCGCGCCGCGACGGCGGCCGCACCGCCCTCTATGCCTATGCCGGCTCGACCCACCTGGTGCTGCCGCTGACCGACGACGCCAGCCTGCTGCAGACCTTCGCCGATGCGCTGCAGACGCGCATCATGCCGGTGCCCGGGCGCGACATGGCCCAGGCGCTGCGCGTGATCGACGCCGACCTGAAACGCGAGCCGGTGCCGGGCACCATCCTGTTCCTGACCGACGCCGTCGACCCGGCCGCCGCGGCGGCGTTCCGCGCCCAGGCCGGCAGCGGCCGCAGCCAGCCGGTGGTGTTGGCGCTGGGCACTGCGCAGGGCGGGCCGCTGCGCAATGCCGCTGGGGGCTTCGTCGAGCAGGACGGCGCGCGCATATTTGCGCGGCTCGATGTGAAAGCGCTGGAGCGCTTTGGCCATGAAGGCGGCGTGCCGGTGGCGACCTTCACGCCGGACAGCGACGACGACGTGGCCTGGGTGCAGCGCCACGTGCAGTCGCATCTCGAACGAATGCAGGCCGGGGACCGCACACGTTGGAAGGACGAGGGCTGGTGGCTCGTGGCGCCGATCGCGCTGCTGGCGATGCTGTGGTTCCGCAAGGGCTGGACCGTGCGCTGGAGCGCGGGCCTGCTGCTGGCGCTGGCGCTGGCCACGCCGCCCGAGGCGCGCGCGCAGTCATCCGCGTCAGCCACGCAAGGCAGCGCGGTACGCCCATGGCGCTTTGTCGACCTGTGGCTGACGCACGACCAGCAAGGCCGGCGCGCCTTCGAACAGGGCGACTTTGCGCGCGCCGCGACGCTGTTCGACGACCCGATGTGGCGCGGCATCGCCCAGTATCGCGCCGGCCAGTACGCGCAGGCGGTGCAGAGCTTCGCGCGGGTCGATTCCGCGCAGGCCGACTACAACCAGGGCAATGCGCTGGCGCGGCAAGGCCAGTACCAGCAGGCCGCGGCGCGCTACCGCCAGGCGCTCAGGCGCCAGCCGCAGTGGCCGGCGGCAGCCGCCAATCTGGCGCTGATGGAAAAGCTGCTGGCGCAGCAATTGCCGAAGGACAAGCCGGATTCCGACGACGGCGAAGAGCCGCCCGACCTGCCGCCGGACCAGGTCAAGTACGACGCCGCGAAGCCGTCGGCGCCGGGCGGCAAGTCGCTGCAGGTAGTGCTGACGCAGGACGCCGAGATGTGGATGCGCGCGATCCAGACCACGCCGACCGACCTGCTGCAGCGCAAGTTCGCGTTGCAGCACGGCCAGGCCGCGCCCGGACAAGGCTCGCGATGA
- a CDS encoding class II glutamine amidotransferase: MCRWLAYSGKSVALETVLFQPEHSLIDQSLNSRLGHTTTNGDGFGVGWYGRHAEVPFRYRCLHPAWSDTNLRETARAVRAPMFVAHVRAATGTPTQETNCHPFRFGRWLFVHNGLIRDYPLVRRDLMMAVAPHLFRWIEGSTDSEVMFFLALTFGLERDPVGALEQMAGLIEDVGHRHDVQFPLNMTVCVTDGRQIVAVRYSSETNSRSLFHSTSFRQLRELYPDDPRIAAAGDDAFLVLSEPLIDVQGVWEEIPEGTILVARGGEIDRHRFVPRLPSEPVLHAAQDNAAAG; this comes from the coding sequence ATGTGCCGCTGGCTGGCTTACTCGGGCAAATCCGTTGCGTTGGAAACGGTATTGTTCCAGCCGGAACACTCTCTGATCGACCAGAGCCTGAATTCCCGGCTTGGCCATACCACCACCAACGGCGACGGCTTCGGCGTGGGCTGGTACGGGCGCCATGCCGAAGTGCCGTTCCGCTACCGCTGCCTGCACCCGGCGTGGAGCGACACCAACCTGCGCGAGACCGCGCGGGCGGTGCGCGCGCCGATGTTCGTGGCGCATGTGCGCGCGGCCACCGGCACGCCGACGCAGGAAACCAACTGCCATCCGTTCCGCTTTGGCCGCTGGCTGTTCGTCCACAATGGCCTGATCCGCGACTATCCGCTGGTGCGGCGCGACCTGATGATGGCGGTGGCGCCTCACCTGTTCCGCTGGATCGAGGGCTCGACCGATTCCGAGGTGATGTTCTTCCTGGCGCTGACCTTCGGGCTGGAGCGCGATCCGGTCGGCGCGCTGGAGCAGATGGCCGGCCTGATCGAGGACGTCGGGCATCGCCACGACGTGCAGTTTCCGCTCAACATGACGGTCTGCGTGACCGACGGCCGGCAGATCGTCGCGGTGCGCTATTCGAGCGAGACCAACTCGCGCTCGCTGTTCCACAGCACTTCGTTCCGGCAGTTGCGCGAACTCTATCCGGACGACCCGCGCATCGCCGCCGCGGGCGACGATGCCTTCCTGGTCCTGTCGGAGCCGCTGATCGACGTGCAGGGCGTGTGGGAAGAGATTCCGGAGGGCACCATCCTCGTGGCGCGCGGGGGCGAGATCGACCGCCACCGCTTCGTGCCGCGGCTGCCGAGCGAGCCGGTATTGCACGCCGCCCAGGACAACGCGGCCGCAGGCTGA
- the aspT gene encoding aspartate-alanine antiporter — MTCNVDFLAANPLLVLFITVGLGYFVGKARVGPIQLGGVCGTLIVALFMGQTGCQMHGELKDMAFALFIFAMGYSGGPQFFANLNRSSLRYMVLPVVEAVVVLAIALGAAAWLGFDPGTAAGLAAGAATESAVVGTAAEALKHLGLDAATVGRYEANIATAYTLTYLVGLISIVFFTSQIAPALLGIDLRKAAREVAARMEAASDDDVATQPALPRLIGRAYAVQQAAGMTVSQLQHQVGGRASVVKVLRGGASIELGDDDAVQPGDILAMVGIRSNLLKAATLIGPEVLLPEAHTEAIQLVEKHVVVNKRRVNGKTLGELARLAGARRLREVWVLEVRRSGLSLPITRSTPLQLGDVITIVGLEPSLSEAIAGIGVEAKASEVTDLVFLCVGILAGLLVGTLSVSLGGMHISLGSGGGALLSGLVFGWAQSRKPSLGTFPASAVQILKDLGLAVFVACVGLSAGPDAITLIREHGAVLPLIGLAVSLGPACLSLWIGHKLLRIEGPLLVGAIAGQHVSTPAISAILAASQSSVPLLGYTITYAIANVMLPVLGPIIISLAYRFT; from the coding sequence ATGACCTGTAACGTTGACTTCCTTGCCGCCAACCCGTTGCTGGTGCTGTTCATCACTGTCGGACTGGGCTACTTCGTCGGCAAGGCGCGGGTCGGGCCGATCCAGCTGGGCGGCGTGTGCGGCACGCTGATCGTGGCGCTATTCATGGGGCAGACCGGCTGCCAGATGCATGGCGAGCTGAAGGACATGGCTTTCGCCCTGTTCATCTTCGCCATGGGCTATTCCGGCGGGCCGCAGTTTTTTGCCAACCTGAACCGCTCGAGCCTGCGCTATATGGTGCTGCCGGTGGTGGAGGCGGTGGTCGTGCTGGCGATCGCACTGGGCGCGGCGGCCTGGCTGGGCTTCGATCCGGGCACCGCCGCCGGGCTGGCGGCCGGCGCCGCGACCGAGTCGGCGGTGGTCGGCACCGCCGCCGAAGCGCTCAAGCACCTGGGCCTGGATGCCGCCACCGTGGGCCGCTACGAGGCCAATATCGCCACCGCGTATACGCTGACCTACCTGGTCGGGCTGATCAGCATCGTGTTCTTCACCAGCCAGATTGCGCCGGCCCTGCTCGGCATCGACCTGCGCAAGGCCGCGCGCGAGGTCGCGGCGCGCATGGAGGCCGCGTCCGACGACGACGTGGCCACCCAGCCGGCGCTGCCGCGGCTGATCGGGCGCGCCTACGCGGTGCAGCAGGCCGCGGGCATGACCGTCAGCCAGCTGCAGCACCAGGTCGGCGGCCGGGCCTCGGTGGTCAAGGTGCTGCGCGGCGGGGCCAGCATCGAGCTGGGCGATGACGACGCCGTGCAGCCCGGCGATATCCTGGCGATGGTCGGCATCCGCAGCAACCTGCTGAAGGCCGCCACGCTGATCGGGCCCGAAGTGCTGTTGCCCGAGGCGCACACCGAAGCCATCCAGCTGGTGGAAAAGCATGTGGTGGTGAACAAGCGCCGGGTCAACGGCAAGACCCTCGGCGAGCTGGCACGCCTGGCCGGGGCACGGCGCCTGCGCGAGGTGTGGGTGCTGGAAGTGCGGCGCTCGGGCCTGTCGCTGCCGATCACGCGCTCGACGCCGCTGCAGCTGGGCGACGTGATCACCATCGTCGGGCTGGAGCCCTCGCTGTCAGAGGCCATCGCGGGCATCGGCGTGGAGGCCAAGGCCTCCGAGGTGACGGACCTGGTGTTCCTGTGCGTGGGCATCCTGGCCGGCCTGCTGGTGGGCACGCTGAGCGTGAGCCTGGGCGGCATGCACATCTCGCTGGGCAGCGGCGGCGGGGCGCTGCTGAGCGGGCTGGTGTTCGGCTGGGCCCAGTCGCGCAAACCGTCGCTCGGCACCTTTCCGGCGTCGGCGGTGCAGATCCTGAAGGATTTGGGGCTGGCGGTGTTCGTCGCCTGTGTCGGACTGTCCGCCGGGCCGGATGCGATCACGCTGATCCGCGAGCACGGTGCGGTGCTGCCGCTGATCGGGCTGGCGGTGTCGCTGGGGCCGGCGTGCCTGTCGCTGTGGATCGGGCACAAGCTGCTCAGGATCGAGGGCCCGCTGCTGGTCGGCGCGATCGCCGGCCAGCATGTCAGCACCCCGGCGATCAGCGCCATCCTGGCCGCCAGCCAGAGTTCGGTGCCGCTGCTGGGCTACACCATCACCTACGCCATCGCCAACGTGATGCTGCCGGTGCTGGGGCCGATCATCATCTCGCTGGCCTATCGCTTCACCTGA
- a CDS encoding DUF58 domain-containing protein: MRLPFRAIARAAPAVHAPSSQAVAGVSVDDAALARLEVAARDFHFLPRQPVHSVLAGRHASRVRGRGLAFEELRLYLPGDDIRSMDWRVTARTGRPHVRVYTEEKDRPVLLVVDQRINMFFGSRRAMKSVSAAEAAALAAWRVLAEGDRVGGVVLGDDRIEAFAPRRSRDAVQQLLGGIARFNQALRADAPARRAAGQLNAALERTARMARHDCLVIVVSDFDGHDTRTRDLMLALATHNDVLTILVHDPFLGALPGSGQLVVSDGELQVELGFGHAATRRGIAEFADARARSLLDWHHAMGVPLLPLSAAEETAPQLRRLLGRPLQQAPVRQRTGAAR; this comes from the coding sequence ATGCGCCTGCCATTCCGCGCCATCGCCCGCGCTGCCCCGGCGGTGCACGCACCGTCGTCGCAGGCAGTGGCCGGTGTCAGCGTGGATGACGCGGCGCTGGCGCGGCTTGAGGTGGCTGCGCGCGACTTCCATTTCCTGCCGCGCCAGCCGGTGCACAGCGTGCTGGCCGGGCGCCATGCCTCGCGGGTGCGCGGGCGCGGCCTGGCTTTCGAGGAATTGCGCCTGTACTTGCCCGGCGACGATATCCGCAGCATGGACTGGCGCGTGACCGCGCGCACCGGCCGGCCCCATGTGCGCGTCTACACCGAGGAAAAAGACCGTCCGGTGCTGCTGGTGGTGGACCAGCGCATCAACATGTTCTTCGGCAGCCGGCGCGCGATGAAGTCGGTCAGCGCGGCCGAGGCCGCGGCGCTGGCCGCGTGGCGCGTGCTGGCCGAGGGCGACCGCGTCGGCGGCGTGGTGCTGGGGGATGACCGTATCGAAGCGTTTGCCCCACGCCGCAGCCGCGACGCCGTGCAGCAGCTGCTGGGCGGCATCGCGCGCTTCAACCAGGCCCTGCGCGCCGATGCGCCGGCGCGCCGCGCCGCGGGGCAGCTGAACGCGGCGCTGGAGCGCACCGCGCGCATGGCGCGCCACGATTGCCTGGTCATCGTGGTCAGCGATTTCGACGGCCATGACACCCGCACCCGCGACCTGATGCTGGCACTCGCGACGCACAACGATGTGCTGACCATCCTGGTCCACGACCCGTTCCTCGGTGCGCTGCCAGGCTCCGGACAGCTGGTGGTCAGCGATGGCGAACTGCAGGTCGAGCTGGGCTTCGGTCACGCAGCCACGCGGCGCGGCATCGCCGAATTTGCCGATGCGCGCGCCAGGTCGCTGCTGGACTGGCACCATGCCATGGGCGTGCCGCTGCTGCCGCTGTCCGCCGCCGAGGAGACCGCGCCGCAGTTGCGGCGGCTGCTGGGCCGGCCGCTGCAGCAGGCGCCGGTGCGGCAACGCACGGGGGCGGCGCGATGA
- a CDS encoding DUF4381 domain-containing protein, with protein sequence MSLTHSAAPATLATLADLAVPPLPSWMPQTIGWPIAGGLLLLALAWAAWRAWRRYRANRYRREALAELAALPLDPDPAHRAEALRAMAALLKRTALAAWPRAQVASLAGAGWAEFLRAHAGRAQDVAPQLAALVQDAEYRGDAALAQWPDTEVRAVAAACRRWIAQHHVPV encoded by the coding sequence ATGAGCCTCACGCACAGCGCCGCCCCGGCAACCCTGGCAACGCTGGCCGATCTCGCCGTGCCGCCGCTGCCTTCGTGGATGCCGCAGACCATCGGCTGGCCGATCGCCGGGGGCTTGCTGCTGCTGGCGCTGGCGTGGGCGGCCTGGCGCGCCTGGCGGCGCTATCGCGCCAACCGCTACCGGCGCGAGGCGCTGGCGGAACTGGCGGCGCTGCCGCTGGATCCGGACCCCGCACACCGTGCCGAGGCCTTGCGCGCGATGGCGGCGCTGCTCAAGCGCACCGCGCTGGCGGCATGGCCGCGCGCGCAGGTGGCCAGCCTGGCCGGCGCCGGCTGGGCCGAATTCCTGCGGGCGCATGCGGGACGGGCCCAGGATGTCGCGCCGCAGCTTGCGGCCCTGGTGCAGGACGCCGAGTACCGCGGCGACGCCGCGCTGGCGCAATGGCCCGACACCGAGGTGCGCGCCGTCGCCGCGGCATGCCGGCGCTGGATCGCGCAGCACCATGTACCAGTTTGA